The following coding sequences lie in one Carassius carassius chromosome 1, fCarCar2.1, whole genome shotgun sequence genomic window:
- the LOC132140893 gene encoding luc7-like protein 3: protein MLSAAQLLDELMGRDRNLAPDEKRCNVRWDHETVCKYYLCGFCPAELFTNTRSDLGPCEKIHDENLRTMYEKSSRFMKEGYERDFLRYLQSLLAEVERRIRRGHARLALSQAQQNSGAPGPSGKNEEKAQVLTTKIEELVVQIEELGSEGRVEEAQGMMKLVEQLKEEREQLSSTPSTIESFAAQEKQMEVCEVCGAFLIVGDAQSRVDDHLMGKQHMGYAKIKATVEELKEKLHRRSEDPEKDEQGKKEKEDREREREEREKKRKEEEEREKEREKEREREREKERERERDRERERDRDRRRRSHSNSRHSSRASDRRRSRSRDRKRSRSKERDRKRSRSRDRERRRSRERSDRKRRSRSRERRRSRSSERKSHRHRSRDRDKDKTSRDKEHKDSSDERRSSRKGSVEKSNELSKPKPMEAEPPKAEVNGTAQELHSEGDTQSN from the exons ATGCTGTCTGCTGCCCAGCTGCTGGATGAGTTGATGGGTCGAGACCGGAATCTGGCTCCGGACGAGAAGCGCTGTAACGTGCGCTGGGATCACGAGACC GTCTGTAAATACTACCTGTGTGGCTTCTGTCCCGCTGAACTCTTCACAAACACACGATCAGACCTGG GTCCTTGTGAAAAAATCCATGATGAAAACTTGAGGACAAT GTATGAGAAGAGCTCCCGCTTCATGAAGGAAGGATACGAGCGAGACTTCCTGCGGTACCTGCAGAGTCTCCTGGCCGAGGTGGAGCGCAGGATTCGGAGGGGACATGCGCGTTTAGCCCTGTCACAAGCCCAGCAGAACTCTGGA GCACCGGGTCCCTCTGGGAAGAACGAGGAGAAAGCTCAGGTCCTCACCACGAAGATCGAGGAGCTCGTTGTTCAG atcgAGGAGCTGGGCTCGGAGGGCCGTGTTGAGGAGGCGCAGGGCATGATGAAGCTGGTGGAGCAGCTGAAGGAGGAGCGGGAGCAGCTCAGTTCCACTCCTTCG ACGATTGAGAGCTTTGCAGCTCAGGAGAAGCAGATGGAGGTGTGTGAAGTGTGTGGCGCTTTCCTCATAGTTGGTGACGCTCAGTCCAGAGTGGACGATCATCTAATGGGCAAGCAGCATATGGGATATGCCAAAATCAAAGCCACGGTCGAGGAACTGAAG GAGAAGCTGCATCGGCGCTCGGAGGATCCGGAGAAGGATGAGCAAGGCAAGAAAGAGAAGGAGGACCGGGAACGTGAAAGGGAGGAGCGCGAGAAGAAACgcaaagaggaggaggagagggagaaagagcgagaaaaggagagggagagagagcgggagaagGAGAGGGAACGGGAGAGGGACAGGGAACGGGAACGGGACAGAGACAGGCGCAGGAGGAGTCACTCCAACAGCAGACACTCCAGTCGCGCATCAGACCGCCGCAGGAGCCGCTCAAGAGACAGGAAGAGGTCCAGGAGTAAGGAGCGCGACAGGAAGCGCAGCAG GAGCCGTGACCGAGAGAGGAGGCGCAGCCGCGAGCGCTCGGACAGGAAGCGACGCTCTCGCAGCAGGGAGAGGAGGAGGTCCCGCAGCTCTGAGCGCAAGAGCCACCGGCACCGCAGCAGAGACAGAGACAAGGACAAAACCTCTCGGGACAAAG AGCACAAGGACTCCTCGGATGAGAGAAGGAGCAGCAGAAAGGGCTCAGTTGAGAAGTCTAATGAGCTCTCCAAGCCCAAGCCCATGGAGGCGGAGCCTCCCAAAGCTGAAGTGAACGGCACCGCGCAAGAGCTACATTCTGAAGGTGACACACAGTCCAATTAA